A section of the Acanthochromis polyacanthus isolate Apoly-LR-REF ecotype Palm Island chromosome 13, KAUST_Apoly_ChrSc, whole genome shotgun sequence genome encodes:
- the clptm1 gene encoding putative lipid scramblase CLPTM1, translating into MATQESEATKATMSNGEVSSNGTAAATDGQAVQTAENAQDPQQQQQQQQQAPNAWQVIKGVLFRIFIIWAISSWFRRGPSTPDPNTPAGAPRVPSRNLFTKDTLMDLYVYVSQEEVFSDFNNTDAMFWFHRDLVYGDWTTGEDGDGCYQHYKEMDIPEKVQQNGSLYIHVYFTKSGFHPDPKRKGQYRRLATVHATRMLNKFKRRKFQKTKNLLTGETEADPEMIKRAESHGPVEIISHWHPNLTINMVDDHTAWVKGSVPPPLDQHVKFDAVSGDYYPIVYFNDYWNLQKDYYPINETLTKLPLRLIYCPLSLWRWQLYAAQNARSPWNFLPEDTYEQSDEDQDSVKVALLETNPYLLGLTIVVSIVHSIFEFLAFKNDIQFWNSRQSLEGLSVRSIIFGVFQSLVVLLYILDNETNFVVQVSVFIGLLIDLWKITKVMDVRLDRENKIAGVFPRLVFTDKSTYVESSTKIYDDMAFKYLSWLLYPLFGCYAVYSLLYVEHKGWYSWVLSMLYGFLLTFGFITMTPQLFINYKMKSVAHLPWRMLTYKALNTFIDDLFAFVIKMPMMYRIGCLRDDVVFFIYLYQRWIYRVDPNRVNEFGTSGVDHSQNNTANAAPASITDKPEGQKKND; encoded by the exons AATCTTCATAATTTGGGCAATCAGCAGCTGGTTCCGCCGAGGACCGTCCACTCCTGACCCCAACACACCAGCTGGTGCCCCCAGGGTACCCAGTCGAAACCTCTTCACCAAAGACACCCTCATG GACCTGTACGTGTACGTGTCCCAGGAGGAGGTGTTCTCTGACTTCAACAACACAGATGCCATGTTCTGGTTCCATAGGGACCTGGTCTATGGAGACTGGACCACAGGGGAGGATGGAGACGGCTGCTATCAGCATTATAAAGAGATGGACATCCCAGAG AAGGTACAGCAGAACGGATCCCTCTACATACACGTCTACTTCACTAAAAGTGGATTCCACCCAGATCCCAAACGCAAGGGGCAGTATCGCAGACTGGCAACAGTTCATGCAACAAGAA TGCTGAATAAATTCAAGCGAAGAAAGTTTCAGAAGACCAAGAATCTGCTTACAGGAGAGACAGAAGCAGATCCAGAGATGATTAAG CGGGCAGAGAGCCACGGTCCAGTGGAGATTATCTCACACTGGCACCCCAACCTCACCATCAACATGGTGGATGATCACACAGCCTGGGTTAAAGGCTCTGTTCCTCCACCGCTAGACCAGC ATGTTAAGTTTGATGCAGTGAGTGGCGACTACTACCCCATTGTGTACTTTAACGACTACTGGAACCTTCAGAAGGACTACTATCCCATCAACGAGACCCTGACAAAGCTCCCGCTGCGCCTCATCTACTGCCCGCTGTCCTTGTGGCGCTGGCAGTTGTATGCCGCCCAGAACGCTCGCTCACCGTGGAATTTCCTTCCCGAGGACACCTACGAGCAGTCTGACGAAGACCAAGACTCTGTCAAA GTGGCCCTTTTGGAAACCAACCCGTACCTCCTGGGACTCACCATTGTTGTCTCCATTGTGCACAGCATCTTTGAGTTTCTTGCCTTCAAGAATG ATATCCAATTTTGGAACAGCAGACAGTCTCTAGAAGGTCTGTCAGTGCGCTCCATCATATTTGGAGTATTTCAGTCTCTAGTGGTGCTGCTGTACATACTGGACAACGAAACCAACTTTGTGGTGCAGGTCAGCGTCTTCATTGGTCTTCTCATTGACCTGTGGAAAATCACCAAGGTCATGGATGTCAGA TTGGACAGAGAGAACAAAATTGCAGGAGTGTTCCCAAGATTGGTATTCACAGACAAGTCAACATATGTGGAGTCTTCAACCAAAATCTATGATGAT ATGGCCTTCAAGTACTTGTCGTGGCTGCTCTACCCTCTGTTTGGCTGCTATGCGGTCTACAGTTTATTGTACGTAGAGCACAAAGGCTGGTACTCATGGGTACTCAGCATGCTCTATGGCTTCTTGTTAACCTTTG GTTTCATTACAATGACGCCACAGCTATTCATCAACTACAAAATGAAATCTGTAGCCCACCTCCCGTGGAGGATGCTCACCTACAAGGCTCTCAATACTTTTATTGATGACCTGTTTGCCTTTGTCATCAAGATGCCCATGATGTACAGGATAGGATGCCTCAGAGATG ATGTGGTGTTCTTCATCTACCTTTACCAGCGCTGGATCTATCGAGTCGATCCCAACAGAGTCAATGAGTTTGGTACTAGCGGAGTAGACCACTCTCAGAACAACACGGCGAACGCTGCCCCTGCTAGCATCACAGACAAACCAGAGGGGCAGAAGAAGAACGATTAA